The following coding sequences lie in one Rutidosis leptorrhynchoides isolate AG116_Rl617_1_P2 chromosome 6, CSIRO_AGI_Rlap_v1, whole genome shotgun sequence genomic window:
- the LOC139852447 gene encoding transcription factor ILR3-like yields MEIDQMDENPNWLFDYGLVEDISTAHFTAPVPSSAGGFTWPSPPGLTCSVPIPAVSAEIESSFIDFEGLKEAGSRKRLKSETVNICGSKAGREKLRRDRMNERFLELGSILENGRPPKTDKTAILTDAIRMIMQLRSETERLNQSNVDLHEKIKELKAEKNELRDEKQMLKIEKDKLAQQLKTLNVQPSYLAHPTAMRAAFAAQEQTAGNKLMPFVGYPGVAMWQFMPSSVVDTSLDHVLRPPVA; encoded by the exons ATGGAAATTGATCAAATGGATGAAAACCCCAATTGGCTATTTGATTATGGATTGGTGGAAGATATCTCCACCGCTCATTTCACCGCTCCCGTGCCGTCATCTGCCGGTGGGTTTACGTGGCCATCGCCACCTGGTCTAACTTGCTCTGTACCAATACCTGCTGTGAG TGCTGAGATTGAGAGCTCGTTTATCGATTTTGAGGGCCTTAAGGAGGCAGGATCAAGGAAACG GTTGAAGTCTGAAACTGTCAATATATGTGGGTCCAAAGCTGGTCGTGAGAAATTGCGTAGAGATAGGATGAATGAGAG GTTCTTGGAACTGGGATCGATCCTGGAGAACGGGAGACCGCCAAAAACAGATAAGACTGCTATTCTGACCGACGCTATTCGAATGATCATGCAACTACGAAGTGAAACAGAGAGGCTCAATCAGTCAAATGTCGATTTAcatgagaaaattaaggaattaaaG GCTGAGAAGAACGAACTTCGTGATGAGAAGCAGATGCTGAAAATAGAGAAAGACAAGCTGGCACAACAACTAAAAACCTTGAACGTTCAACCGAGCTATCTCGCACATCCCACTGCAATGCGGGCTGCATTTGCTGCACAAGAACAAACTGCTGGAAACAAGTTGATGCCATTTGTAGGCTACCCTGGTGTTGCAATGTGGCAATTCATGCCGTCTTCTGTGGTTGACACGTCACTGGATCACGTCCTTAGGCCTCCAGTGGCATAA